From the Kogia breviceps isolate mKogBre1 chromosome 10, mKogBre1 haplotype 1, whole genome shotgun sequence genome, the window CGAGACCGGGACAGGGACCGGGACCGAGAGGGCCCTTTCCGCAGTGAGTGATCTTGGCTGGTGGGAAAGTGACTTCAGATAAGGTTTAAGTGGGTCCTACTCAAGTGGACTCTTAAAGTGGAGGGGAGCTAGACTGTCTCATTACTGATTTCTATCCTGTAGGGTCGGACTCGTTCCCTGAACGCCGGGCCCCTCGGAAGGGGAACACTCTCTATGTGTATGGAGAAGACATGACGCCCACCCTCCTCCGTGGGGCCTTCTCTCCCTTTGGAAACATCATTGACCTCTCCATGGACCCACCCAGAAAGTAAGGACGACAGTGGGGCAGGATGAGAGTCCTTGGAGGACCTGGGGTATGAGACCTGAGGGAGGAAGCTAGCCCGTCTCCACAGCCTATAACACTGGGTTTGATTGGGTCCCGAGGAGCCCATAGGCCCTCTACTGaccctgtgttttctcatcccaGCTGTGCCTTCGTCACCTATGAAAAGATGGAGTCAGCAGATCAGGCCGTTGCTGAGGTTGGGACTTCCCAGATCTGTTCTTCCCATCCCTCCTGCCgtccttatattttctttctaaaatactgGGAGCCAGGAGGAAGTCATTTCCTCTTGACAGAGACGGTCTCTCCCTATTTACGCAGGAAACCTTGCATTCTCAAGTCCCTACTTAGTCTGTTCCTAGGATGGCAACTCCTGGAAATTCTCCTTTGGTTTGTCTATAATGTTTCCCCCcatcctctgccccctcccctcttctgcCCCAGCTCAACGGGACCCAAGTGGAGTCCGTACAGCTCAAAGTCAGCATTGCCCGAAAACAGCCCATGCTGGACGCTGCCACTGGCAAGTCTGTCTGGGGCTCCCTGGGTAAGAATGGGATTCTTCCTCTCTCATTCTGTCCCCTACAGCTCACCTTTTTTTGTTCCCCTGCATGTCCCTGGGTTCTGTAGAGGTGATAGAGGTCTGGATTTGTGTGGCAGCTGTGGGGTTTGGAAGGAGAATCATCAGGCCTTCTGTCAGTTAGAagtaggaaaaggagagaaaagtatTGAAAACAATTTCCAAGGCACTGACTGGAACGGGGAAAAAGTGGAAGTGACTGAGGTTGGTGAAGGAGGTGAGCATCTCATGCGGTCTTATTCATTTTGAGATGCAGTATAGTTGGTTTTATAAAATAAGCCTTTGAAATTAGGGATATGGAACTCAGGTGTGAGATAAGGCGTGAAAGTATTGACTAGAGTCATCTGTATCACGGGGTAGCTGCAAAACGATAGTGTTGGCAGGGGAGACTGAATTTCGAGAGAAAATGAACTGGGACTGGGGTTGAGGAATAGTCAGAGGATATAGTGGGAAGCGGGGCTGTGTTCCTCATGCCCCACACGTCCCCAGCCATCCTGACCTGTTAGGCCAAAGTTGAGGATGCTGCAAGGGAGACAGAAGGAGAGGTCATGGGGCCGGGAGCAGCACCCGAGGGGCCTGGGTCATTGCAGCCAAAGGATACAAGCCTTGAGAAAGAGGAAGTGATCAGCGGAGTCAAGATACAAAGCTCCGAGAGAATGGGGGCATGTATGGGGGGTTGTCTCTAGCCCCAGAGTGGCAAGGATGGAATCCTTGGAGGTGGGGTGAAGAGAGGGACACACCAGGGGtagggaggaaagaggaaggggaagggacgGCTCGAGGGAGAAAGCTGAGGGCCAAAGCTACACCCAGAATGAGTTCTCCTGATGGAGTAAATAACCCGTTTTCCCTGAGATAGATTTTCGTGTAAAGGAGTGGGCACAAGGGAGTTCAGAGCAAGAGGGGCCCTCTGaacaagaaagaaccaaaaaggaCCAGCACGTTAACAAAGGACTATagagattttctaattttttaatttttggtgtaCTGACTGAAAGTTGTGGGTTAACATTATTCACACATCTCAACAATAACATTCAGAGTTTTTCTAAGAACAAAACATTCATTACGGTATTTGCATGTGCCATAATAACAGTGTACACTCTTTTTTGCTGGGACCACGGGTTGGTAACCGCTGGCCTAAGGGGGCTAAAGGTATTGATAGAAAGGCCATCCcggccaccagagggcagcatgGAAACTGGGCATCCAAGGTCCAGAGGCTAGAGTTGAGGTGGTCAAACTCTGGGCCTCAGGTCTCATCAGTGCCCTCCTTCAGACCTTAATGAATACTCTCCTCCCTCCTTAGCTGTCCAGAATAGCCCTAAGGGTTGCCACCGGGACAAGAGGACCCAGATTGTCTACAGTGATGACGTCTATAAGGAAAACCTTGTGGACGGCTTCTAGGGAGTGGAGCTGGATTCCGTGTGCCTCATCTGCCCCAACACTGGTCTCAGTAAAACACTGAGGTGGAAGCTCACACATCTCCCTCAGCCTGTGGTTTTTCAGCGCTTGGGATTGGGGTTGAGCCTTTAAAAACGGCTGTTAGATTTGATCTCAGTTGTAACAACATGGTCAGTGCACGCTCCCCACGCCTTTACCCCAAAAGGATCTTGAACACAGGTGTTGTCGTAGTTGTTTTAATTTGATCTCATGCCCGTTTCCAACAGGAAACCCCTTATAGAAAACCCAGATCCTCATCTTGGAGTTTTTCCTTGAGCCAGGGCAGCACTTGGTAGAGGTTGATGTGAAAGTCTCGGGCGTAAGCAGGTACCTGTTGCTGCTGCTTGCAGACATCCACAACGCCCCAGCTGATCACACCAACCTGAGGAGGGCGAGGGGGTCCCAGGATCCATTTGGTAGAATTCCTTCCTAATCCCAGGGAGTGCAGCTACTCCCACCAGCATCTGAGCTGACCTGGGAGGATTAGACTAGGGGCCCAGCTCAGTCCTATCCCCTGGCACACAGATCAGACACACAGCCCAAAGTTGGCCGGTTCAAGGAAAAGTCCAAAGGTGAGGCAGGCTCCACCCTCCCCTTTCCAGCCACGTGCAGTGAGCTTTCCTGCTTTGGGGGCCATGCTGACCACTTGGCATCTCCCcacagagaggaaaggggaaacTCACTTGAATGAAGCGACTCTTCTTGTGAATAATCAGGGGACCACCAGAATCACCTACAGGGAGGGAGAAGCTGTAGGGGAAAAGACTCTTGGGCCTCAGGAACTTAGATCACAAGCAAAGAGCCTTCTCTCACCTTTGCAAGTGTTGGGGTCAGCATAGGGAGCCACCCCTCCGGTGCAGAGGAACCTGGGGGTGACTACCTCAGAGACGTCCTTGACTTTGTCATAGCCTATGGCACGTAGAGCATCTCTCTCACAGCTGGTTTTCTGTAGGGGAGGTGGGGATACACGCAAGAGAGGAGTGATGAACAGAGCTTGCTTAGGAAGAATTGGGGCTTAAAGGACCTCAGGATCCCACATTCCTCACCTTTTCCCCATTCTTGATGTAGACCTCCTTCCGAGTCAATGTCTTCTTACGATCCTTAAACAACTCAGACACAAACAGAGCTTTGATATCCTTTGCCGGGAGCAGCTCTTGCACTGGACAAATGGACAGACTGGGTCATTTCAGGACTCTCTCTTTCCCCGTGGTCCTTGTCCTTTGTCACTCAGCGAATGTTCCTCCACCCCTTCCTGTGAgctggaggctgggctgggcatCACCTGCTCTTCCTGCAGCTCCCTCTCATGCCTCCCTTGTCTCTCGGAACCTCACCCTTATGCTACTCTCCCTTATTATGTCTTACTCTGTTGCCGGCACGTGGTTGACTGTGGAAGCCTCAAAGCTTGATTCGATCCCTCAGTGCAGGGGAGACAAATGGGCCTGTTGAGGAGAGACGGGGAAATTCAGGGATGGTGAACCCTGGACCTGCCTCAGTCTTCCAGCCCTACCTTTCCCAGCCTTTTCTCTTTGGGAATCCAGATGGCTCACCTGATGGTCTCATCATACTTGAGCTTCTTCTTGAGCTTGATCAGGGCCACATCATAGTCATAAAATTCAGGAATACCTTTTGCTTTTTTCGCATTGAGGTCGTAGTTCGGGTGAAATAGGACTTCTTCTATCTCCCACTCCTGCCTCTTCCCTCCTGAAGTAGGAGAGTGGGTACCTCTAGACCACACACTTCTCTGTAGGCAGTCTCCTGCCTCCATGTCATCCCTAACTCAAGTCTTCCCCATCCCTAACTGGTCCAGCGTGCAAGGGAAGGGGTTATGTTGAGGTCAGCTGGAGTGTGGCCTCTTGAAGAGAGTGGGAGGTACTGCCCAGAGGGCATGGCTGAAGCTCAGGATTGATTGGTTGCATCCTTACCCATGCTGACCTTGATTGAGTGTTTCTCGTCATCCACAGTGAAACAGTGTGCCGCTGTCAGCACAAAGTACTCAGACACCACAGCACCCATACAGCTCTCATGTCCCTTTGAAGGACGCTGGGAAGAGAGCAGCGAAGGGAAAGCTCGGCTTTCACAAACAACACCATCTATGAACACTTTGCCCTTCCCCCGACCTTCCTTTCGCCCTGACCTCCCCTCCCATAAGTCCCCACCACCAGGACTCTGCACTCACAGTGACTGAGATCTTGGCCTGCCATGGTTGCTTGTGATAGTCGGTACCTTTCTTGTGCTCCCAAACCATGCCACAAAGACCCAGAGTCCGGGTCTCATCTGGCAAGAAAGGAGATTGTACTGAAAGCTGGGACACTTCATTTCCAAATGGCAGCAGCCTTTTGGGGAGGGACACCTACATGTCTATGGGGACCAGATGCCCATAGGTGGAAAGGGAAGGCAGGGGCACTTGTTTCCTTACATTGAGGGCAGGGAACCACTGTGGTATCGTGAAAAGAACGGGGGACAAAGATCAGAGAGCTGGATGTTTTCAGGCCGAACTCTTGCTAACTTGCCATTCCTTGACCTCTCTTGGccccagtttccacatctgtaaaacgaGGGACTTAAGAAAGATCTCTGCATCGCTCAGAACTCTGTGATTCTAAGATCAGAGAGTGGGCAGTACCAGGAAGCAAGGATAGTGACACGGAGATAGAGAAGGAGGAATGAGAAAGGACTTCCAGACTGCCAGGGCTTCAGGAGGGGTGGAAGAATGAGTGACCTTGAGGGGTCTGGGGAGAGCTGAGTTTCCTGACCATCTCCTTATGCCCTTCTGGTATCTTCCTACCAAGCATTTGTATGAAAACATCCTCCAGGTTGTCTACGTCCTTGAGTTTGAACACGTGTTGCTCTTTATCCTTCTTGGAAGCCAAAGCATTGATGTTGTCTTGGTTCACCAGAGGCCCAACCCCGAACACATAGACgtctgagagagaaaaagggagagtgaGGGTCCAGCCCTGGGGGGCAGGAGCTAAGAAAGTGGGGTGCTGAGTCCTAGGCAATAAAACTCACCCAGATAATCCTCCCTGGGGTTTTTGCGATTTCTACCAATGTCCAGCAAGTCCCGGATATCGTGAATGACAGAGACTGGATCCCCACCCATGTTGTGCAAGCCTGCAGGAGAGACCAGGACCATGAAGGTGGGGGACAAGGAAGGAAGAGGGTCAAGGAAGATAAACTGGCTAGAAGGAGTGATAAGATGGCTGAGTGAGCAGGTTGGGGAGTAGATGGCCGCGAGAGATGGTGGAGAGAAGGGTCCCTCCTCATAAAGGTTCACAGGAAAGGGCAGCGCTCAGACCCCCAACCATGAGTCCAGTGGTACACGTGGACTTCAGGGCCACACGCTGGTTTGAGAGGGTGGGGGAGTCATAGGCAGGAGGAGGTCCCTGACCATCAGTCATGAGGATGATGACATGGCGGGTGCGGTTCCAGGCTTCAGGGTGGTTGTTCACTTCCCTGCTCATCATGTTGTATACTTCCAGGAGAGCCTTCTTGGTGTTAGTCCCTGCCTTCAACTTGTGGTCTGtggaaagggaagaaatcatCACCTCACCTGGACCTCCAAGCCATCCTTGACCCCAGAGGCCTAGCAGCAACTGAGATCCACATCTGTCAACTTTTTGACACTGACTTCCCTTTGACAACAAAGTGACCATCTCAGTTCCAAAGGGTTCCCACCAACCCCCATTTTCCAGTGACCCTGCTGCACATCCATGGACTAAAAAGTAGTCCTCCTTGTCTCACTGCCCTCCCCACAACACTCCTGAAACTTCGGACCTCTCTGACCCCAAAGTGAACCTCCCACCGTTCCCTTCCCTGACTTCTGACCTTCGTAGTTGATTTGGTTGAGCTGCTCTGTGACCCAGTCTGCATCGCTGCTCTTTGAGTTAGACACTCTGATCAAAACTTTGGGGTCTGTGGCATATGTCACTAGACCATATTTTGGCCTCACCCCATAACTTGCCACCTGTGGGTGAGGGGAGCAAGGGGTCATGGCATTGAAAGTAGAATATATGGCTGGGAGAATTCAGCAGCTTTGATGGGACAGACAGGGAAGGACATAGTAAGAGACTCATCACCCTGGGGTTCATGGAGGAGCCTGGGTTAAAGAGCAAGAAACTGCTtcaagtaaaaggaaagaaagacagaataGGGCCTGGAGATTTTCTGGGACCCTGTGGCTCAGAGGGGCTGGGAGCATCTGGGAGCTAGTCCTGGCAGGGCAGAGAGGTCCATTCAGGGTCCCCACATTCAGGGGGAGGGGGCCCCACCTTCTCAATGAAGTTGCTGAGACAATTCTTGGCCGCTGTGAAGTTGCGGGACCCAATGCTGTCTGATCCATCCAGCACCAGGTAGATGTTCATGGAGCCCGAGGGGTCCAGGATAATCCTCCTCTTCTGTTGTTCCCCTGGGTGCCACCAGAGAGACTCAGGCTCCAGGATGCATGGTTCTCCTGCTCTTTCTccatcctgcccccacccccaattccccGCCCTGCCTCCCCTCTCTATCTTCAAACCTGGGCTGTGCCCATCCTCAGCATCAACTCCTTCTATGGTCTCTGTCAGGGAAGACAGGAAGGCTTCGGCCACCTCTGCAGGCGTATCGTACATaaaggagtctgggagaagtcagAAAGCAGGTCAAATGTCTGGGACGTTCAGGGACACAGTGACGAGCGATGGTGGGTTTCCAGGGTGGGGAGGGCTCAGAAGTTCTTCGGGGAGGTTTAGAAGTGAGGAAGGAGCTGGGTTGCAGTAGGGGAAGAAGGCAGTGCTCTGGTGTGGGGATGCGAGGATGGGAGAGCAGGATCTGACGTGAGGGTACAGATCAAGGGTCACCTTGGCAAGAAGGCTCCGTTCCACTCCAGGAGCCACCTTCCTGACATGTTCGCCGCTGGGAGCCACGTAGAGTGAGCCCCCGGCTGCAGTAGTAGGTGACGCTGTCTTCGAGGCGGTACTGGCTGCCCACCTTCCTTGTGCCAATGGGGATGCCCGGGTTCAGGCAGTACCCCGCTGCAGAAGCATGAGACGTGGAGGTAAGGGCCAAAGCCTGAGGCCCGAAGGGCAAGGTAGAGCACAAGAGCTATGAGGCCAGTTCCTCAGGCTGAGGGTGGTCAGGAAGAAGGTACTGTCGTGGGAAAAGGGGATGCTTCTCACCTCCATCATCGCAGATGGCCGTTTCCCCATCCCACCGACCAGTCGCTTGGCAGGTGCGATTGGCAGAGCCCCGGAGATTGTAACCATCATAGCAGCTGAAAGAGATCTCGTCACTCAAATTGTAGTAGGGGGCCTGGGGCCAGTACTGCCCGTTCTCAAAGTCCTGTGGTCTGGGACAGTGGATTGCTTTGGGGGAGGAGAACAAGTAGAAGTTACTGAGACGGAAGGGCTGCCCTTTAGCACATCCTTCCTGGTCTCAGGGACCCTGTCCCTGAGAAACAGCGCCTTCTCGGTCCTACAGGATCAGCCACTACCCTTGACGCCCGGAGGGTACCTCAACCCGTGGGGAATCCTgccactcccccctccccatttctGAGCGTTCTTTGGACTGCCAGGGCCGCCTGACACGGGGTGAACACTTAGTGAAAGTTAGCTCCCCTtcgttctccctccctcccacctccagccctTGCTCAGCCCAACTTGTCAGCCTGCCTGGTCTCCACACAAGTCTAATCTTATCCAAGTCTGGATCTTGGCCACCACCTGCTCCGTCCCTCCGCTGGCCCATGGCCATCCTCACTGCCCTCCAACCTTTGCATTCGGCCCTCTTGACAATCTTTTTGTCTTGGGTCTGCAGGGTGCTCCAGGATCCCGTGGATCTGCAGGTACGAATCTGCACAGGGTATGGGTAGAAGCCGGAAGGACACAGGTACTCCAGTGACTGGCCCGCCCTGAGAAGCCGGAAGGAGCCACCTTTGATCTCTACTCCCTCCAGAGAGCAGGGGCTTTGGGACCCGGCCTCAGGCAACGGCGTCATGCTCACACCTAAAGAGAAAGGCTGATGAAACCCAGCCTCACAAGGCCGAGGACGGATCCTGGggggcagcaggggtggggggaggggggctgtgaCCTCACTTACCTCCAGACAAGAGCCCCAGGATCAAGGGTACCAGGCAGAGTTGGGGGCTGCTATTGCTCCCCATGGTGACAGAAGACAGGAGAGAAACGGGCTGGTGGCAGGATGGcctctcctggcttctgctgcGTGTCTGCTTGGCTCGATGTCCAAGCTGAAAACTCCAGACCTGAGCCTGGTCAcactcccttcccctgcccctcacAGCCTCCAGCCTTTTATGCAATCTGTGTTCTGGCACCTGCTGCTAACTCCACCCACCCTACCCACATCACTTTCAGGAATGTCCCAGCGGGAGGGCCCCACTGAGCTGCCAATCAAGGAGACAAAAACTGCAAAACCCCACCTTTTGCTGCCCAAGGTCCAGGACTCTGCCTGTCCACACCTCCTCTCAGCTCCAGTTCCTCCCCAACAAGCCCAGACCCCCCCCTTGGGGACCAGATATAAGGCCCTCACTGGCTCCCCTGCTGACTCTGTTATGGGGCAGAGTCCAGCCATTGTTTGTCCAGCAGGGTCTCTGACCTGCCTTCTTGCCGTTCCTGGAATCATTCTGGCCTCTCTCTCCCCGCAGGCCAGCCCCCAGGCAGAGGCACACACAGATGTGGAAAtcattgatttttattaatttcataaCCAGGTAATTCCCTGTGAACGTGGAAGGAGAGTGAGGCAAGTAAAGCAGAGGGTGGGGTCCGCACTGGCAGGGGCACCAGGGGTTCCCCAGCGTGGATGTGCCGCTGCTTCGGGATCCTGGAAGC encodes:
- the CFB gene encoding complement factor B, translated to MGSNSSPQLCLVPLILGLLSGGVSMTPLPEAGSQSPCSLEGVEIKGGSFRLLRAGQSLEYLCPSGFYPYPVQIRTCRSTGSWSTLQTQDKKIVKRAECKAIHCPRPQDFENGQYWPQAPYYNLSDEISFSCYDGYNLRGSANRTCQATGRWDGETAICDDGAGYCLNPGIPIGTRKVGSQYRLEDSVTYYCSRGLTLRGSQRRTCQEGGSWSGTEPSCQDSFMYDTPAEVAEAFLSSLTETIEGVDAEDGHSPGEQQKRRIILDPSGSMNIYLVLDGSDSIGSRNFTAAKNCLSNFIEKVASYGVRPKYGLVTYATDPKVLIRVSNSKSSDADWVTEQLNQINYEDHKLKAGTNTKKALLEVYNMMSREVNNHPEAWNRTRHVIILMTDGLHNMGGDPVSVIHDIRDLLDIGRNRKNPREDYLDVYVFGVGPLVNQDNINALASKKDKEQHVFKLKDVDNLEDVFIQMLDETRTLGLCGMVWEHKKGTDYHKQPWQAKISVTRPSKGHESCMGAVVSEYFVLTAAHCFTVDDEKHSIKVSMGGKRQEWEIEEVLFHPNYDLNAKKAKGIPEFYDYDVALIKLKKKLKYDETIRPICLPCTEGSNQALRLPQSTTCRQQMQELLPAKDIKALFVSELFKDRKKTLTRKEVYIKNGEKKTSCERDALRAIGYDKVKDVSEVVTPRFLCTGGVAPYADPNTCKGDSGGPLIIHKKSRFIQVGVISWGVVDVCKQQQQVPAYARDFHINLYQVLPWLKEKLQDEDLGFL